ACTATCAGTTTTTACTGATAGTGTTTTTTTAATAAGATTTTAAAATTACTCTTCATCTGCAGAAGTTGGAATTACACATATAAACTCTAAGTCTTCATTACCTGCATTTTTTAGTTGATGTTCAACATAAGGTGGTATATAAACATAACTTCCTTCTTCTACTAAATTATATTTTTCTCCATCATATACTTCAGCTTTTCCTTTTACTATAAAGATTTCATGTTCCCATCTATGGGAATGCTTAGGTGAATGCCCACCAGGCTTTACTGTAAAAAGTCTCATCACAAAATTTGGAGCTCCAAGATTACTTTTTCCAATCAGTATTCTTTTTTCTACATTCTTAGTTATTTCGTTATTTATTATTAATGGTTTAACTTCTTTTGCTTTTCCAATTATGGCTTTTATTTGTTCCATTAACAGATTCCTCCTGGATATAAATTTTTTTACTCACTGTAACATTCTAAAATTCAACTTTGCCCTGAACCCGCTTTTAAAATCAAAAACTTCGTTTTTAAAGGTATTAAGTAATTTTTAACTTGATTGATGCTTCAAAGCAGGGGGAGGAGGGCTCCGCCCTGAACCCATTTTAAATTCAAAATCTTATTTTTCAGAAAATCATTATTTCTAAAGTTTCAATTTAATTCTCTTAACTTTTCGGTACTTGTACCAAAGAAAGGGGGAGGAGGGCTCTGCCCTGGACCCATTTTAAATTCAAAACCTTATTTTTAAAAATCATTATTTCTAAAGTACTACCTGAATTTTTTAACTTTTCGGTACTTGTACCGATAGAGGAAGAGGGCTCCGCCCTGACCCATAAAAAGCTTATTTTTAAAAAGTTCTCCATTTTAAAGTCTCTATATAATTCTCACGAAATATGAATTCCTTAAACTTCTTCACTAAGTACAACAAAAAAGATGGAAAAGCTCCGCCACCTTAATTATCTTTTACCCGTTGAACTTTTGTTTTTCTTTTTGTAAATTAATTTTTTTATTTATTTCTTTTGCTAAATCTATATCGCTTATAACTGATGCTTTGTTTTGAT
The genomic region above belongs to Petrotoga sp. 9PWA.NaAc.5.4 and contains:
- a CDS encoding cupin domain-containing protein, which codes for MEQIKAIIGKAKEVKPLIINNEITKNVEKRILIGKSNLGAPNFVMRLFTVKPGGHSPKHSHRWEHEIFIVKGKAEVYDGEKYNLVEEGSYVYIPPYVEHQLKNAGNEDLEFICVIPTSADEE